A region of the Kribbella sp. NBC_01245 genome:
AACGGACAGGTGCGGGTCGGCGACGGCAAGAGGGCGGATTCCGACGAATGAACGACAAAGTGGGATTGGGACCGCACTAAGGTGGAGGTATGGAGAACGAGATCACCGTTGGCGATTCCCGCGAGCACAGCAGGTATGAGGCGCACGACGCCGACGGCAACCTGATGGGCTTTGCCGACTACCGGCTCTCGGGTGCCACGATCACCTTCGTGCATGCGGAAACGCTGCCCGAGTACCGCGGCCGTGGTGTCGCCGGACGGATCGCGCGCAAGTCGCTGGACGACGCGCGCGAGGCCGGTCTTCGCGTCAAACCTGCGTGCCCGTTCTACCGGGACTACCTCTCCGAGCACCAGGAGTACGCCGACCTGGTCGACGCCGACGGCCCCGACACCCTCGACGCCGAAGAGCTCGAAGGGGCCGACGCTGACGAGGAAGGGACCGTCGCGCGGTGAGCAAGCTCGACTGGCAACCCGCAACGGCTCATCCCGAACTGCTGGCCGAACCGGTCCGCAAGGCGATCGAGAGCATTCCCGCACAAGTCGCCCCCATCGACCCGGGCCTCGCCGACACAGCAGCGTTCTGCGCCGAGTACGACGTACAGCTGGCCGAGTCGGCGAACTGCGTGATCGTGCACGGCAAACGCGCGGGCGAATCGACGTACGCCGCAGTGCTGGTGCTCGCCACCCATCGCGCCGACGTCAACGGCGTGATCCGCAAACACCTCGGCGTCCGGAAGATCTCGTTCGCCGCGCAGGATGACGCCGTTGGCTCGACCGGCATGGGGTACGGCGGCATCACGCCGGTCGGTCTGCCCGCCGATTGGCCGATCCTGGTCGACGCAGCCGTCGCGGCAGCCGGGCCCGTCGTCATCGGCAGCGGACTGCGCGCCTCAAAGCTGCTCGTCGACGGCGCAGACCTGGCCAAACTCCCCAGCGCCGAAGTGCTCGACCTCGCCAACCCCGTAGGCGAATAGCGGCGGGTACTTGACTGGCTGACCGCTCGGAAAGGGTTGGCCAATGGATGAGCGGGTGATGGTGTTCGCGCCGGCGCCGCAGTTGACGGTGACGGTCGAGCAGGTCGCCGATGAGCCCGAGCTGCATCTGCACGCCGGCGGGCAGGGACTTTGGCAGGCCCGGATGATCGTTTCGCTGGGTGTGCCGGTGACGTTCTGCGCGATTGTCGGCGACGGTGAGGTTGGCCGAGTGCTGACCTCGCTGATCGAGGCCGAGGGCTTGGACCTCAAGGCGGTTCACCGCCAGGCCGACAGCGGCTGGTACATCCACGACCGGCGCGACAAAGAACGGCAGACCATCGCCGAACACCCAGGTACGCCGTTGGGCCGGCACGACGGCGACGAGTTGTACGCCGTGGCGCTGGCCGAAGGCTTACGCGCCGGGTGGTGCCTGCTCAGCGGTGCGGCCGATCCCGCGCTGGTATCGCCCGAGACTTACCGACGGCTCGGCATGGACCTGCAACACAATGGCGCGCAGGTCGCGGCAGACCTCAGCGGTGACCACTTGGACGCCATACTCGATGCTGGCCCGACGTTCCTCAAGGTGAGCGATGAGGAGCTGTACGCCGATGGCCTCGCCGAGGAGGGCGACGGCGATACCGGTGTCGTCAAGGCGATCCACCGGCTGCGCGAGCGGGGTGCCGACACGATCATCATCAGCCGGGCCGAGAAACCCGCCATCGCGTTCATCGAGGACGAGGTGGTGGAGGTACGGCTCTCCGATCTCACCGTCAAGGATCACCGTGGCGCGGGCGATTCGATGACGGCCGGCGTGGTCGCCGTACTGGCGAAGGGTGGCGACATCCGGGCGGCCATTCGCGCCGGGGCCGCGGCGGGTGCACTCAACGTGACCCGGCACGGCCTCGGCACCGGACGCCCGGATGCCATCGCGGAACTCGAGAAGCGGATCCAGCTGGAGCCGCTAGAGACGTAGGTCAGGCGATGGTGTGGGTGACGTCGATGTTGCCGCGGGTTGCGTTCGAGTACGGGCAGACGCTGTCGGCCGTGGCGACGAGCTGCTCGGCGACCTCACGCTCGAGACCCGGCAGCGTCACCACCAGGCGGACCTGGAGACCGTAGCCGGCGCCACCGTTGATCGGGCCGATGCCGACCTCAGCCTCAACGGTCGAGTCCCCGGCCTCCTGGCGAGCCTTGCGCGCGACGAGCTTCAGCGCGCTGTGGAAGCAGGCCGCGAACCCGGCGGCGAACAGCTGCTCGGGGTTGGTGCCCTCGCCGGAACCGCCCATCTCCTTCGGCGGCGCGACCGTGACCTCGAGCTTGAAGTCGTCGGTGGTGACGCGACCGTCGCGCCCACCCTCGGCGGTCGCACGGGCGGTGTAGATGACCTTGTCCAAAGACATCGGGTAGTTCTCCTTCAAAAGATGGGGGAAATCAGCGGGCGGGGTCGAGCACGAGCTTGCCGACACTGCGGCGCTCGCGAAGATCAAGGTGAGCCTGGGCGATATCGCTCATCGCGTACTCCCCACCGACGAGCGGCTTCAGCTCGCCCTTGGCGGTGAGGTCCATCAGCTCGGCCAGCGGCTCGGCGAGCATCGACGGGGTCGAGAAGCAGTCGGCCAGCCAGAAACCGGCGATCGTCTTCGAGCCCTTCATCAGCCGCCCGGTCTCGACCGGCTTGGCCGCCTCGCGCGAGGCGGCGCCGAACGTCACCAGCCGGCCGAACTTGGCCAGCGCGTCAACGGACTCGTCGAACGTCGGACCGCCGACCATCTCCAGCACGATGTCGACGGGCTTGCCGTCGTTCGCCTCGATGATCCGGTCCTTCAGGCCCTCGGGGTTGCCGTCGATCGCGACGTCGGCGCCGAGCTCGAGGGTCTGCTTGCGCTTCTCCTCGCTCGACGCGGTCGCGATCACGCGGCCGGCGCCCCAGCGCTTGGCGAGCTGGATCGCGATCGAACCGACACCACCGGCACCGGCGTGCACCAGCACGGTGTCGCCTTCCTTCAAGTGGGTCGAGGTCTTGAGTAGGTGCCAGGCCGTCGTGCCCTGCAGCACGATGGCGAGCGCGTCGCCGTCGCTGACCTCGTCAGGTACGTCGTACGCGAAAGGCGCATAGGCGACAGCCTTCTCGGCGTACCCACCCCCGCCGACCAGGGCCACGACGCGACGACCGTCATCCGTACGGCCGACCACCTCACCGCCCGGGATCATCGGCAGCGTGGCGCGCTGGAGATAGCTGTTCTCCACCTGATGGGTGTCGGCGTAGTTGATACCGGCGCGATCGACGTGGATCAGCACCTGCCCGTCGCCCGGCTTCGGCTCCTCGACATCGCTGATGGTGAGTACCTCTGGGCCACCGAACTCGGTGATCTGCACGGCTCGCACGACGCTCTTCCCTTCCGATGAAGTGCTGGTGATTTGTTCCTCTACGTTGTACTGTACACCGTACGTTATGAGTTCGAAAGGAGACCTACGTCATGCCCAGGACACCGCGGAACACGCTCAATCCGGAGCTGATCGTCGAGGCCGCGCTGGGGTTGATGGAGGCGAAAGGAACCAACGCGTTCAGTCTGCGCGGCGTCGCCGGTGAGCTGGGTGTAGGCCCGATGGCGATCTACACCTACTTCCGTAACAAGGACGAGCTGTACGACGCTGTACGCGATCACCTGCTCGCGACGGGCGCGCCTACTCCCGGCGAGGGGTCGTGGCAGGACCAGGTGCGGTCGATCTGCGGCGGCCTGCGGGCGTTGATGCTGCAACATCCTTGCCTGGTGCAACTACTCGGCGGGCGGCCGTTGAGCGGCCAGGAGACGGCAGGTCTGGCGGAGAGCCATCTGAAGGTATTGCGATCGGCAGGCTTCGAGGCCGAGGACGCGGCACGGGCGCATACGGCCTTGTTCACGTACGTTTTGGGCGCGACGTCGTGGGAGATCCAGCTCCGGGCCGAGCGCCAGGATCCCGAGGGGCGGCGCCGGTTGCGGGCGACGATGGAGTCGCTCTCGTCGACCGACTACCCGACTGTGGTCGAGCTCGCGCCGGAGCTCTCGCTTACTACTGGTGGGACCGAGCAGTTCGACTTCGGCCTGGACCTGCTGCTGGAAGGCCTTGCGGCAAAGCTCAAATGAGCATGGTGGTGACGGCAGTGACGCCGATGACGACGATGAGGCCGCGCAAGGCGAGCGGTGGAAGGCGGCGGCCGTAGCGGCCTCCGATCAGCCCGCCAACGGTCGAACCAAAGGCGATCAGGGCGACCGCGAGCCAATCGACGTCTGCCACAAAGATGAACAGGATCGCGGCGACGCCGTTCACGACCGTGGCCAGCACGTTCTTGAGGCCGTTCATGCGTTGCAGGTTCGGGTCGAGGCCGATACCCAGGATCGCCATCAGCAGCACACCTTGGGCCGCGCCGAAGTAGCCGCCGTACACCCCGGTGACGAAGACCGCCGGAATGACCCACCAGGCGCCACGATGGCCGCCGCCGTTCGGCAGGTTGATCTTCCGCGACAGCCAGGGCTGCAGCACGACCAGGGTGCAGCCGAGCAGGATGAGGCCGGGAACGATCGCGTCGAAGGCGGATCCGGGCAGTCTCAGCAGCAGTACTACCCCGACGACTGCCCCGGCGAGCGATGCCGGGACCAGCCGAAGAATGCGACCACGCTGGCCGGACAGCTCACGGCGATACCCGATCACGCCGGCCGCCGTACCGGGCGCGAGGCCGATGGTGTTGCTCACGTTCGCCAGCACCGGCGGTAGACCGGCCGCCAGCAACGCGGGGAAGGTGAGCAGAGTGCCCGATCCCACGACCGCGTTGATGGTGCCCGCGCCGAGCCCGGCAGCCAGCACGAGGACCGCCTCGAACCATGTCATCGTCGTCAGACTCTACGCACCTGGACAGCGATTTCCTTATCGGTCTCGTCACTCGGATCGCAGGGTGTTGGTCACACCACAGCGCCCGGCACCTCGAAGGAGGCACCGGGCGCTGTGGTGTGAACTCAGACCTGGTCTTGTGGAGGTGTTGCCGGCGGGATCGGCTTGCCCGAACCGACCGCCGCCTTCTGCGCGGCGGCGATCGCCTCCTGTACGGCGTTGTCCGCCTCGGCGACGGCCTGGTCCGGCGCGGCTCCGCTCTCGACCTCGGGCGTCGACGCCGGGCTCTCGAGCTCGGGCTCCGGGAACGGGCCTTCGGCCTTCTGCGGGATACCGGCGATCTGGCCGACGGCACTGCCGAGGCCTTCCATCGCCTTGCCGATCTCGCTCGGGATGATCCACAGCTTGTTCGAGTCGCCCTGGGCGATCGACGGCAGCATCTGCAGGTACTGGTAGGCGAGCAGACCCTGGTCCGGCTTGCCCGCGTGGATCGCGTTGAAGACGGTCGTGATGGCCTGCGCCTCACCCTGCGCCTTCAGGATCCGGGCCTCCCGCTCGGCCTGCGCGCGCAGGATGCGGGACTCCCGGTCACCCTGGGCGGTCAGAATGGCCGACTGCTTCTGGCCTTCCGCCGAGAGCACGGCCGACTGGCGCATACCTTCGGCGGTGAGGATCGCGGCGCGCTTGTCCCGGTCGGCGCGCATCTGCTTCTCCATCGAGTCCTGGATGGAGGGAGGCGGGTCGATCGAACGCAGCTCGACCCGGTTGACCCGGATACCCCACTTGCCAGTGGCCTCGTCGAGCACGTAGCGCAGCTTCTCGTTGATCTCCTCGCGACTGGTCAGAGTCTGCTCGAGGTCCATGCCACCGATGATGTTTCGCAGCGTCGTCATGGTCAGCTGCTCGATGGCCTGGATGTAGTTGGAGATCTCGTACGTCGCGCGAACCGGGTCGTTGACCTGGAAGTAGATGACGGAGTCGATCGACACCATCAGGTTGTCCTCGGTGATGACACCCTGCGGTGGGAACGCGACGACCTGCTCGCGCATATCGATGGTGTAGCGAACCTTGTCGACGAACGGCATCAACAGGTTCAGGCCGGGCTGCAAGCCGACCTTGAACTTGCCGAACCGCTCCACGATGCCGACCGTCTGCTGCTGCACCACCCGGACGGATTTGATCAAGGTCACGATCACCAGAATGGCGATCAGTGCCAGGATGACGATGAACGCCTCCACGAAGTCCTCCAACTCAAAAGCCTCTGAGAACCGACAGTCTTTCCTATCGACGGGCCAGCGACCACCGTGGTTCCTTACGATCCGGCTACAGGTCTCGGCTCGTTGGGTTAGCTCGTCGCGTCAGCTTGTTGGTGCCGACGGCAACTTGGCTCGCTCTACGGACGGTACGTCGACCTCGGCGATTCGCAATCCCCACGCCGTCGCGGGCTGCACGAGTGCCTCGGCGATGGCCGTCCGGATCCGGCCACGCCCGGCCAGCGCGCCGTACTCGTCGAGTGTGCCGACAACCTGCCGGGCCGCGATCGTAGCCACCTGCTCGAGGCCTTGGTGGAAGTTCGCTATCTCGTAGACGGCCTTAGGCGCGTCGATGACCTGGAAGTGGATGACGGGTTCGATCTCCACCCAGGTGCCTTCGTTGTTGGCCAGCGGTATCTTCGGCATGCGGAGCACCATCGGCTGCAGGCTGACGCGATGCGCGACCTTGTCCACAAAGGGAATCCGGAAGGCCAGGCCCGGTTGCAACGCGGTCTGGAATTTGCCGAGTCGCTCGACCAATGCGACGGTGTTCGGCGGGACGCGGGTGATGGACGCCGCGACCAGCACGAGCACCAGCAGGACGAGCACGACGATTGCCGTCAGCACGGATCAGCCAAGCTCGGGATGGGTCGGCGGCAGGTCACCGATCGGATAGACCACCGCGGTAGCGCCGTCGATCGCCATCACCTCGACGCGCGTGCCGGCGGGAATCGTCGCGGTCTCGTCGTACGGCCGGGCCGTCCACAGCTCACCACCGAGCCGGATCGAGCCGACGGCGTCCGGGTGGATCTCCTTCACGACCACGCCGCTGCGGCCGATCTCGTGCGCGCTGCCGGTCTTCAACTCGCCGTGATGGTGCAACTTCTTCACCAGCAAGGGCCTGATCGCGCCCAGCATCGCGGCCGCGGTGATGATGCCGAGGACGATCTGCAGCCAGACCAGGCCGGGAAAGAGCACCGCGACGCCGGTGGCGGCCAAGGCGCCCGCGGCGATCATCAGCAGGGTGAAATCCAGGGTCGCGAGCTCAGCGAGGGCAAGCGCGGCCGCGATGGCGGCCCAGATCGCCCACGGGTTATCTCCCAGCCAATTCATGCCGCCAGACTAGCCGGGTTCCGGTCCGCCGAGCCCCCCTCAAACGGCGCGGCGCCGTACGTCGGGAAGTCTTTAGACAGCGCGGGCGTCGTACGGCGGAGTGGTCTAGACGGCGCGGGCGGAGTAGCGGTCGTTCGCGTACTCCAGGGCCAACGACAGGCCGAACGTCTCGCTGAGGGTCTGCGAGGTCAGCGCCTGGTCCATCGGGCCGGCCGAGACGACCTTGCCCTCCTTGAGCAGCAGAGCATGCGTGAAGCCCGGCGGGATCTCCTCGACGTGGTGCGTGACCAGCACCATCGCGGGCGCGCCGTCGGCCGTCGCGATACTCGACAGCGACCGGACCAGCTGCTCGCGGCCGGCCAGGTCGAGCCCCGCGGCCGGTTCGTCGAGCAGCATCAACTCGGGATCGGTCATCAGGGCGCGAGCGATCTGGACGCGTTTGCGCTCGCCCTCCGACAAGGTGCCGAACGTGCGCTCGGCGAGATGCCCGATGCCGAGATCCTTCAGCAGACTCGCGGCCCGCTCGTGGTCCAGCTCGTCGTACTCCTCGCGCCAACGACCAAGCACGGCGTACGACGCGGAGACCACGACGTCGGCCACGCGCTCGGACTTCGGCAAGCGATCGGCGAGGGCGGCACTGGTGAGGCCGATCCGCGGACGCAACTCGAACACGTCGACCGTGCCGAGTACATCGCCGAGCAGCCCGGCAACCCCTGTAGTCGGGTGGATCTGGGCCGCGAGCACCTGCAGCAACGTGGTCTTGCCGGCGCCATTCGGCCCGATCACGACCCATCGATCGGCCTCGTCGACCGTCCAGTCGATGCCGTCCACCAAGTGCGAGCCGCCCCGCACCACCGAGACACCCGCCAGCTCCACCACCGAAGTCATGGACCAAAACCTACGGGGTCGCCTCCATCCACTCACAGGAGGGCCGCGCGGTTGGCCGGGATGAGATGATCTCCGACGTGCTGACCACTGCTGCCTCGGTGCGTTTCACCGTCTGGACCAACGCGATGCTGACCGGTGCCTGCGACCCGGACACGGCCGCGCGAAAGATCCTCGGCGACGACGTCGGCCACCACGTCTCCGGACTCGCGGCCCACCCCACCCCCGCGACGTTGCCGGTGGCCCTCAACCTCATCCGTACGGCGGGCGCGACCGAGGCCTACCTCGCCCTCCCCGTGGCAGGCGACCCGATCGGCCTCGCAGGCCCGGCGCCCTTCAACGAGGCGGCGCTCGAATCTGGCGAAGCCGTCGTAGTCGCAGGCGCCTCAATCGGCCTGATCCCCGCGTACGTCGGCCCAGCCGTCCAGTGGACCGTCATGCCGGCAACCGCCCCACCTCCCCCGGACCTAGGCGAGGCCGACCGCGCCCTGCGCCTGGCGCTAATCGACGCAGCGGAATCCCTAGCCGCCCTAGACGTCGCGAAATGGAAACCCGAGATCGCGGACGCCCTGCTCGACATCCGCAAAATCGGCCGCAGCGACGGCGACGACCTCGCCCCCGGCTACGAACCACGCGCCGTCAAGGCCGCCGCAACCGCCCGCCGCTGCCTAGCCATCGCCGAGGCCGCGC
Encoded here:
- a CDS encoding SPFH domain-containing protein, translated to MLTAIVVLVLLVLVLVAASITRVPPNTVALVERLGKFQTALQPGLAFRIPFVDKVAHRVSLQPMVLRMPKIPLANNEGTWVEIEPVIHFQVIDAPKAVYEIANFHQGLEQVATIAARQVVGTLDEYGALAGRGRIRTAIAEALVQPATAWGLRIAEVDVPSVERAKLPSAPTS
- a CDS encoding sulfite exporter TauE/SafE family protein, which encodes MTWFEAVLVLAAGLGAGTINAVVGSGTLLTFPALLAAGLPPVLANVSNTIGLAPGTAAGVIGYRRELSGQRGRILRLVPASLAGAVVGVVLLLRLPGSAFDAIVPGLILLGCTLVVLQPWLSRKINLPNGGGHRGAWWVIPAVFVTGVYGGYFGAAQGVLLMAILGIGLDPNLQRMNGLKNVLATVVNGVAAILFIFVADVDWLAVALIAFGSTVGGLIGGRYGRRLPPLALRGLIVVIGVTAVTTMLI
- a CDS encoding ABC transporter ATP-binding protein, whose product is MTSVVELAGVSVVRGGSHLVDGIDWTVDEADRWVVIGPNGAGKTTLLQVLAAQIHPTTGVAGLLGDVLGTVDVFELRPRIGLTSAALADRLPKSERVADVVVSASYAVLGRWREEYDELDHERAASLLKDLGIGHLAERTFGTLSEGERKRVQIARALMTDPELMLLDEPAAGLDLAGREQLVRSLSSIATADGAPAMVLVTHHVEEIPPGFTHALLLKEGKVVSAGPMDQALTSQTLSETFGLSLALEYANDRYSARAV
- a CDS encoding SPFH domain-containing protein is translated as MEAFIVILALIAILVIVTLIKSVRVVQQQTVGIVERFGKFKVGLQPGLNLLMPFVDKVRYTIDMREQVVAFPPQGVITEDNLMVSIDSVIYFQVNDPVRATYEISNYIQAIEQLTMTTLRNIIGGMDLEQTLTSREEINEKLRYVLDEATGKWGIRVNRVELRSIDPPPSIQDSMEKQMRADRDKRAAILTAEGMRQSAVLSAEGQKQSAILTAQGDRESRILRAQAEREARILKAQGEAQAITTVFNAIHAGKPDQGLLAYQYLQMLPSIAQGDSNKLWIIPSEIGKAMEGLGSAVGQIAGIPQKAEGPFPEPELESPASTPEVESGAAPDQAVAEADNAVQEAIAAAQKAAVGSGKPIPPATPPQDQV
- a CDS encoding quinone oxidoreductase family protein, which translates into the protein MRAVQITEFGGPEVLTISDVEEPKPGDGQVLIHVDRAGINYADTHQVENSYLQRATLPMIPGGEVVGRTDDGRRVVALVGGGGYAEKAVAYAPFAYDVPDEVSDGDALAIVLQGTTAWHLLKTSTHLKEGDTVLVHAGAGGVGSIAIQLAKRWGAGRVIATASSEEKRKQTLELGADVAIDGNPEGLKDRIIEANDGKPVDIVLEMVGGPTFDESVDALAKFGRLVTFGAASREAAKPVETGRLMKGSKTIAGFWLADCFSTPSMLAEPLAELMDLTAKGELKPLVGGEYAMSDIAQAHLDLRERRSVGKLVLDPAR
- a CDS encoding NfeD family protein; translated protein: MNWLGDNPWAIWAAIAAALALAELATLDFTLLMIAAGALAATGVAVLFPGLVWLQIVLGIITAAAMLGAIRPLLVKKLHHHGELKTGSAHEIGRSGVVVKEIHPDAVGSIRLGGELWTARPYDETATIPAGTRVEVMAIDGATAVVYPIGDLPPTHPELG
- a CDS encoding GNAT family N-acetyltransferase, which codes for MENEITVGDSREHSRYEAHDADGNLMGFADYRLSGATITFVHAETLPEYRGRGVAGRIARKSLDDAREAGLRVKPACPFYRDYLSEHQEYADLVDADGPDTLDAEELEGADADEEGTVAR
- a CDS encoding organic hydroperoxide resistance protein gives rise to the protein MSLDKVIYTARATAEGGRDGRVTTDDFKLEVTVAPPKEMGGSGEGTNPEQLFAAGFAACFHSALKLVARKARQEAGDSTVEAEVGIGPINGGAGYGLQVRLVVTLPGLEREVAEQLVATADSVCPYSNATRGNIDVTHTIA
- a CDS encoding YbaK/EbsC family protein, which translates into the protein MSKLDWQPATAHPELLAEPVRKAIESIPAQVAPIDPGLADTAAFCAEYDVQLAESANCVIVHGKRAGESTYAAVLVLATHRADVNGVIRKHLGVRKISFAAQDDAVGSTGMGYGGITPVGLPADWPILVDAAVAAAGPVVIGSGLRASKLLVDGADLAKLPSAEVLDLANPVGE
- a CDS encoding TetR/AcrR family transcriptional regulator; the protein is MPRTPRNTLNPELIVEAALGLMEAKGTNAFSLRGVAGELGVGPMAIYTYFRNKDELYDAVRDHLLATGAPTPGEGSWQDQVRSICGGLRALMLQHPCLVQLLGGRPLSGQETAGLAESHLKVLRSAGFEAEDAARAHTALFTYVLGATSWEIQLRAERQDPEGRRRLRATMESLSSTDYPTVVELAPELSLTTGGTEQFDFGLDLLLEGLAAKLK
- a CDS encoding PfkB family carbohydrate kinase, which translates into the protein MDERVMVFAPAPQLTVTVEQVADEPELHLHAGGQGLWQARMIVSLGVPVTFCAIVGDGEVGRVLTSLIEAEGLDLKAVHRQADSGWYIHDRRDKERQTIAEHPGTPLGRHDGDELYAVALAEGLRAGWCLLSGAADPALVSPETYRRLGMDLQHNGAQVAADLSGDHLDAILDAGPTFLKVSDEELYADGLAEEGDGDTGVVKAIHRLRERGADTIIISRAEKPAIAFIEDEVVEVRLSDLTVKDHRGAGDSMTAGVVAVLAKGGDIRAAIRAGAAAGALNVTRHGLGTGRPDAIAELEKRIQLEPLET